Proteins encoded by one window of Microbacterium testaceum:
- a CDS encoding ABC transporter substrate-binding protein, with product MNPRSPRRRRGASLALLTIAGLTGAALTGCAPGSSAPAAQTDAQVSTELTSDPVQLTIADETGFPVTDKLTEEFTKQHPNVTFTINRDTFQNLTANAPKLLASSTPPDLIRLPTLGDTVRDGLVANLDPYFDAYGWSTWPASQLAPLRMSADGVRGSGSLYQLGLGYSITGIYMNTTLADQLGIDSPPQTLAELEDDMAKAKAGGVLPIMAGDKDGVVNFVVQAAMNQYVDKDQFLSWMFNEPGARYDESGNVQGAELVRKWADAGYFPSDINAIDYFTFTSRFSAGEGLFTFNGNWEAANYQKALGSNVEFFLVPPAEKGADHVAMGAANSFSVAAKSPHINEIVYFLNWVHTDPTARQIIVDVTGASPGGDPAQELPKVESGSLIENALKMSAQIGAENGQVDFMANTTAGIYAGSIIPESQLLVTSQITGQDFVDRVQKFYESEVGK from the coding sequence ATGAACCCCCGTTCCCCGCGCCGTCGCAGAGGGGCATCCCTGGCGCTGCTGACCATCGCGGGTCTGACCGGCGCCGCGCTGACCGGATGCGCACCCGGCAGCTCCGCTCCCGCCGCACAGACCGATGCCCAGGTGAGTACAGAGCTCACCAGCGACCCCGTTCAGCTCACGATCGCCGATGAGACGGGATTCCCGGTCACCGACAAGCTGACCGAGGAATTCACCAAGCAGCACCCCAATGTGACGTTCACGATCAACCGCGACACGTTCCAGAACCTCACCGCGAACGCGCCGAAGCTGCTCGCCAGCTCCACCCCGCCCGACCTCATCCGCCTCCCCACCCTGGGCGACACGGTGCGTGACGGCCTCGTGGCCAACCTCGACCCGTACTTCGACGCGTACGGCTGGAGCACCTGGCCGGCGTCCCAGCTCGCGCCGCTGCGCATGAGCGCGGACGGCGTACGCGGATCCGGCTCGCTGTACCAGCTCGGCCTCGGTTACAGCATCACCGGCATCTACATGAACACGACCCTCGCGGACCAGTTGGGCATCGACTCCCCGCCGCAGACCCTCGCTGAGCTCGAAGACGACATGGCGAAGGCGAAGGCCGGGGGAGTCCTGCCGATCATGGCCGGCGACAAGGACGGCGTCGTCAACTTCGTGGTGCAGGCCGCGATGAATCAGTACGTCGACAAGGACCAGTTCTTGTCGTGGATGTTCAATGAGCCCGGCGCGCGTTACGACGAATCCGGCAACGTGCAGGGTGCCGAGCTCGTGCGCAAGTGGGCGGATGCCGGTTACTTCCCCTCCGACATCAACGCGATCGACTATTTCACCTTCACCAGCCGCTTCTCGGCGGGCGAGGGGCTGTTCACGTTCAACGGCAACTGGGAGGCGGCGAACTACCAGAAAGCCCTCGGGTCCAACGTCGAGTTCTTCCTCGTCCCGCCGGCGGAAAAGGGCGCCGACCACGTCGCGATGGGTGCGGCGAACTCGTTCTCGGTCGCGGCGAAGTCCCCGCACATCAACGAGATCGTGTACTTCCTCAACTGGGTGCACACCGACCCCACTGCGCGTCAGATCATCGTCGACGTCACGGGCGCCTCTCCCGGCGGCGACCCGGCCCAGGAGCTGCCGAAGGTCGAGTCCGGCTCGCTCATCGAGAACGCGCTGAAGATGTCGGCGCAGATCGGTGCCGAGAACGGACAGGTCGACTTCATGGCCAACACCACGGCGGGCATCTACGCCGGCTCGATCATCCCCGAGTCGCAGCTGCTCGTGACCAGCCAGATCACCGGCCAGGACTTCGTCGACCGGGTGCAGAAGTTCTACGAGAGCGAGGTCGGCAAGTAA
- a CDS encoding carbohydrate ABC transporter permease — MTDRAVAVAAAPRTADADAATTTAPPRRAAARAVARRAALVGWLLLVPALGFYVAFVVWPLIQGVQYSFYDWNGIGVARWVGVDNYLTVFTDPDLLGAIRNAFILIAFFTFIPVGLGLVLSTLIRGIRNKAFAATAQTVLFLPQIIPLAAAGIAWSWMYAQTGAVNQILGWLGLGWITRPWLADYGTALPAVGLIGSWVLTGLCTVLLLTGLGKIDVSLYEAIRLDGAGWWREFFTITLPGLRQEIAVLVTVTVIAALSSFDIIYTSTQGGPGRATLVPGLSIFRIGFTQSDVGLASAFGIVLMVLVLVVVLPIQRLSRASDS; from the coding sequence ATGACCGATCGTGCGGTCGCCGTCGCGGCGGCCCCCCGAACCGCCGACGCCGATGCGGCGACGACGACCGCACCCCCTCGCCGGGCCGCCGCACGCGCGGTGGCCCGGCGGGCGGCCCTCGTCGGGTGGCTTCTGCTGGTTCCTGCCCTGGGCTTCTATGTCGCGTTCGTGGTGTGGCCCCTCATCCAAGGCGTGCAGTACTCGTTCTACGACTGGAACGGTATCGGCGTCGCCCGCTGGGTCGGCGTCGACAACTACCTCACCGTCTTCACCGACCCCGACCTGCTCGGGGCCATCCGCAACGCCTTCATCCTGATCGCCTTCTTCACCTTCATCCCGGTGGGGCTGGGTCTCGTGCTGTCGACCCTGATCCGCGGCATCCGGAACAAAGCCTTCGCGGCCACCGCCCAGACGGTTCTCTTCCTGCCGCAGATCATCCCCCTCGCCGCCGCCGGCATCGCCTGGTCGTGGATGTACGCCCAGACCGGCGCGGTCAATCAGATCCTCGGGTGGCTCGGCCTCGGGTGGATCACCCGCCCGTGGCTCGCCGACTATGGCACGGCCCTGCCGGCGGTGGGACTCATCGGTTCGTGGGTGCTCACGGGCCTGTGCACCGTGCTGTTGCTGACCGGTCTCGGCAAGATCGACGTGTCGCTGTACGAGGCGATCCGCCTCGACGGCGCGGGCTGGTGGCGCGAGTTCTTCACCATCACCCTGCCCGGGCTGCGTCAGGAGATCGCGGTGCTGGTCACCGTCACGGTGATCGCCGCCCTGTCGAGCTTCGACATCATCTACACCTCCACCCAGGGCGGTCCCGGCCGCGCGACGCTCGTGCCGGGTCTGTCGATCTTCCGCATCGGATTCACCCAGAGCGACGTGGGCCTGGCCTCGGCCTTCGGCATCGTGCTGATGGTGCTGGTGCTGGTGGTCGTGCTCCCCATCCAACGCCTCTCGAGAGCGAGCGACTCGTGA
- a CDS encoding carbohydrate ABC transporter permease has translation MIASRTERLLGIVLLSVAAIVTLLPLISMFSAALQPADRNPTGLTWPTDPQWGNFATAFETGHVWQLMGSSLVIVLGVVPASLIAATLAGFALGSLQVRFGRGILVFFVLGLTIPFEALIIPLYYQAQSMGTVNTPWAVIFPLIGLYMPFGVFWMRAHFINVPRELSEAARVDGASIWREFRSIQLPLAAPALSALAILLFIWTWNQFLLPVVLIADPLQRTVAGALTFFQGQYSLSIPLLNAGALIIITPAVLLFLVFQRQFIRALVQGAVKG, from the coding sequence GTGATCGCCAGCCGCACCGAGCGCCTGCTCGGCATCGTCCTTCTCAGCGTCGCCGCGATCGTGACGCTGCTGCCCCTGATCAGCATGTTCTCCGCCGCCCTGCAGCCGGCCGACCGCAATCCCACCGGTCTGACCTGGCCCACCGATCCGCAGTGGGGCAACTTCGCCACCGCGTTCGAGACGGGGCACGTCTGGCAGCTCATGGGCTCGAGCCTGGTCATCGTGCTGGGTGTCGTGCCGGCGAGCCTCATCGCGGCCACCCTCGCCGGCTTCGCGCTGGGGTCGCTGCAGGTGCGCTTCGGCCGCGGCATCCTGGTCTTCTTCGTCCTGGGCCTGACCATCCCGTTCGAGGCGCTCATCATCCCGCTCTACTACCAGGCGCAGTCGATGGGCACCGTGAACACCCCCTGGGCGGTGATCTTCCCGCTGATCGGGCTCTACATGCCGTTCGGCGTCTTCTGGATGCGTGCGCACTTCATCAACGTGCCGCGCGAGCTCTCCGAGGCCGCGCGGGTCGACGGCGCCTCGATCTGGCGCGAGTTCCGCAGCATCCAGCTGCCGCTCGCCGCTCCAGCCCTCTCGGCGCTGGCCATCCTGCTGTTCATCTGGACGTGGAACCAGTTCCTGTTGCCGGTCGTGCTCATCGCCGACCCCCTGCAGCGCACCGTGGCGGGCGCGCTGACGTTCTTCCAGGGGCAGTACTCCCTGAGCATCCCTCTGCTCAACGCCGGCGCGCTCATCATCATCACGCCCGCGGTGCTGCTGTTCCTCGTCTTCCAGCGGCAGTTCATCCGCGCGCTCGTGCAGGGCGCCGTCAAGGGCTGA
- a CDS encoding glycoside hydrolase family 68 protein, with amino-acid sequence MTFTLPDHWVWDFWLARDGDTHHMMFLQAPMSLGDPDLRHRNASVGYATSDDLRSWTVHGTVLEPSGGDAPDATATWTGSIVGANADWRMFYTGSRFLRDGEITNVETVLAAASTDLATWVKDPEVVVAADPRWYETLDAGTWHEEAWRDPWVFADPDGDGWHMLVTARSREGRERDRGVIGHAWSADLHHWEVRPPRSVPGAGFAHLEVPQVVQIAGRWALVFSCDAAHLAGEREGQPGGIWAVALDDPRGPYPVERARLVADERLYSGRVAADAEGRAVMLAFENVTTDGVFVGTLSDPLPLRWDDDRLVVAEAGR; translated from the coding sequence ATGACGTTCACGCTGCCCGACCACTGGGTCTGGGATTTCTGGCTCGCCCGCGACGGCGACACCCACCACATGATGTTCCTGCAGGCACCGATGAGCCTCGGTGACCCCGACCTGCGTCACCGAAACGCCAGCGTCGGCTACGCCACGAGCGACGACCTGCGTTCGTGGACCGTGCACGGAACGGTGCTCGAGCCCTCGGGCGGCGATGCTCCGGATGCCACGGCCACCTGGACCGGGAGCATCGTGGGGGCGAATGCCGACTGGCGCATGTTCTACACGGGCTCGCGATTCCTCCGCGACGGCGAGATCACCAACGTCGAGACGGTGCTCGCCGCGGCCTCGACCGACCTCGCTACGTGGGTCAAGGATCCCGAGGTCGTGGTGGCTGCCGATCCTCGCTGGTACGAGACCCTCGACGCGGGAACCTGGCACGAAGAGGCGTGGCGCGACCCGTGGGTGTTCGCCGATCCCGACGGCGACGGGTGGCACATGCTCGTGACCGCCCGCTCCCGCGAGGGCCGCGAGCGTGATCGGGGGGTCATCGGCCACGCGTGGTCCGCTGACCTGCACCACTGGGAGGTCCGCCCCCCGCGGAGCGTCCCCGGTGCGGGTTTCGCGCATCTCGAGGTGCCACAGGTCGTGCAGATCGCGGGCCGGTGGGCGCTGGTGTTCTCGTGCGACGCCGCGCACCTGGCGGGGGAGCGCGAGGGGCAGCCCGGCGGGATCTGGGCCGTTGCGCTCGATGATCCGCGCGGGCCGTATCCGGTCGAGCGCGCACGTCTCGTCGCCGACGAGCGCCTGTACAGCGGCCGTGTCGCCGCTGACGCCGAGGGCCGAGCCGTGATGCTCGCGTTCGAGAACGTCACGACCGACGGGGTCTTCGTCGGAACCCTCTCCGATCCGCTGCCGCTGCGGTGGGACGACGATCGCCTCGTCGTGGCGGAGGCGGGACGATGA
- a CDS encoding serine hydrolase domain-containing protein, with the protein MTAVQGTVSTGFEVVGEAFAAAFEGLPEMGGALAVRIDGRAVVDLWGGTADSRDGRPWERDTPTVVFSCTKGLMSILAARLVEAGLLDLDRPLADIWPAFAAHGKDRVSVGDVLAHRAGVSAPRVDVTREQLLDFAAMAQIVADQEPLWWPGDGWAYHALTHGWLSGEIVRRAGGVAPGDAFAAMAEAVGGGAWLGMPAEVAASAAHVRVGPTLDALVARQAAERDPATMDWLDRAMTLGGALPATLVTADDGFNADDVRQAVIPGAGAVATARALAAMWSATVAETDGVRLLQDDTLEVVTRERTAGAPVFAAPAPWPRWAAGFQLDSEARRYLGPSSFGHDGAGGQVAFADLDSRVGFAFVTNWMEADDPRATRIVDALRSVVG; encoded by the coding sequence ATGACCGCGGTGCAGGGGACCGTCTCGACCGGTTTCGAAGTGGTCGGTGAGGCCTTCGCCGCGGCGTTCGAGGGGCTGCCCGAGATGGGCGGGGCTCTCGCGGTGCGGATCGACGGACGCGCGGTGGTCGACCTCTGGGGTGGAACCGCCGACAGTCGCGACGGCCGGCCCTGGGAGCGCGATACCCCGACGGTGGTCTTCTCGTGCACGAAGGGGCTCATGTCGATCCTGGCGGCGCGGCTCGTCGAGGCCGGCCTGCTCGATCTGGACCGCCCGCTCGCCGACATCTGGCCCGCGTTCGCCGCGCACGGCAAAGACCGGGTGAGCGTCGGCGACGTCTTGGCGCACCGGGCCGGGGTCTCCGCTCCGCGCGTCGACGTCACGCGCGAGCAGCTGCTCGATTTCGCGGCGATGGCGCAGATCGTCGCCGACCAGGAGCCCCTCTGGTGGCCGGGTGACGGGTGGGCCTATCACGCGCTCACCCACGGGTGGCTGTCGGGCGAGATCGTGCGGCGCGCGGGCGGTGTCGCGCCCGGCGACGCGTTCGCGGCGATGGCCGAGGCCGTGGGCGGCGGGGCGTGGCTCGGGATGCCGGCCGAGGTCGCGGCATCCGCCGCTCATGTGCGCGTCGGTCCGACGCTCGACGCCCTCGTGGCCCGGCAGGCGGCCGAACGCGATCCGGCGACGATGGACTGGCTGGACCGCGCGATGACCCTCGGCGGAGCGTTGCCGGCGACGCTCGTCACCGCCGATGACGGCTTCAACGCCGACGACGTGCGCCAAGCCGTCATCCCCGGTGCGGGGGCGGTCGCGACCGCGCGCGCGCTGGCGGCGATGTGGTCAGCCACGGTGGCCGAGACCGACGGCGTCCGTCTGCTCCAGGACGACACCCTCGAGGTCGTCACGCGCGAACGCACGGCGGGTGCACCGGTCTTCGCGGCGCCCGCGCCGTGGCCGCGCTGGGCCGCCGGGTTCCAGCTCGATTCCGAGGCCCGCCGCTACCTCGGCCCCTCGAGCTTCGGCCACGACGGCGCCGGAGGCCAGGTTGCCTTCGCCGACCTCGATTCCCGGGTCGGATTCGCGTTCGTCACCAACTGGATGGAGGCCGATGACCCGCGCGCGACGCGGATCGTGGATGCGTTGCGGAGCGTGGTGGGCTGA
- a CDS encoding glycosyltransferase family 2 protein, whose protein sequence is MRTAVITVASAARREHLERQRRILAEVAGEIVRVEAWLDETPPEDAPDAGTLTLHVPPGPHGLRVGEGRNRAAAAALGAGAELLVFLDVDCLPGAGLLPAYRAAALAHPDAVLCGAVTYLSSVQRPDTASDLPFLVRPHRARPALPAGGTRAASRDEYDLFWSLSFAVTAPTWNRIGGFHPGYEGYGAEDTDLAWTAREADVEMRWVGGADAFHQWHPVSSPPWQHLDDILRNGATFHERWGSWPMGGWLDAFAAAGAIERRGDGWVRVR, encoded by the coding sequence GTGAGGACCGCCGTCATCACGGTCGCCTCGGCCGCACGCCGAGAGCACCTCGAGCGGCAGCGACGCATCCTCGCGGAGGTCGCCGGCGAGATCGTGCGGGTCGAGGCGTGGCTCGACGAGACGCCCCCGGAGGACGCCCCGGATGCCGGGACCCTCACGCTCCACGTGCCGCCGGGGCCGCACGGTCTGCGCGTGGGCGAGGGGCGGAACCGCGCCGCTGCCGCCGCCCTCGGAGCGGGAGCGGAACTGCTGGTGTTCCTCGACGTCGACTGCCTTCCCGGCGCGGGGCTACTCCCCGCCTACCGGGCAGCCGCGCTGGCGCACCCCGACGCCGTGCTCTGCGGAGCGGTGACGTACCTCTCGAGCGTGCAGCGCCCGGATACGGCATCCGATCTGCCCTTCCTCGTCCGACCGCACCGCGCCCGCCCCGCCCTTCCCGCGGGTGGGACCCGCGCCGCGTCGCGCGACGAATACGACCTGTTCTGGTCGCTGTCGTTCGCTGTCACCGCCCCGACCTGGAACCGCATCGGCGGCTTCCACCCCGGCTACGAGGGATACGGCGCCGAAGACACCGACCTCGCCTGGACCGCGCGCGAAGCCGACGTCGAGATGCGCTGGGTGGGGGGTGCGGACGCCTTCCACCAGTGGCATCCGGTGTCTTCTCCGCCCTGGCAGCACCTCGACGACATCCTGCGCAACGGGGCGACCTTCCACGAACGGTGGGGTTCGTGGCCGATGGGCGGGTGGCTCGACGCGTTCGCGGCGGCCGGGGCGATCGAGCGGCGCGGCGACGGCTGGGTGCGGGTGCGCTGA
- a CDS encoding glycosyltransferase, with protein MIRDQRPLRVLVVAPSRYALRQPHAGGLEAAVWDRVRWLRARGHDVTLCAADGSDFLGDTDEFRLPTPEWTRPEDASDTDYPSGYSAAVDAAFDAARDRLIADRHLFDVVDNHSLHPAPIRWSVEADIPVVTTLHTPPLEPLLEAAAEVRDSSHRFVAVSQATARAWSVEGVDAFVFPNGVDTEQWTGGDGGRSWVWSGRVVPEKAPHLAIEAAREAGAHIVLAGRIGDVDYFEQEIVPRLGAHARYVGPLRQPDLCRLVGSSAVALVTPMWEEPFGLVIVEALATGTPVAAFDIGGVSEVVAGIPGTTTVMPGDVVALAKAATQLAETGAREPLTRVWTRRATIRQHSLVQRYREVERVLAHSAQPVPARRMPAVSW; from the coding sequence ATGATCCGCGATCAACGCCCCCTGCGGGTACTCGTCGTGGCCCCGTCGCGCTACGCGCTTCGCCAGCCGCACGCCGGCGGCCTCGAAGCGGCCGTCTGGGACCGCGTGCGCTGGCTGCGGGCCCGCGGTCACGATGTGACCCTGTGCGCCGCCGACGGCTCGGACTTCCTCGGCGACACGGACGAGTTCCGCCTGCCGACGCCCGAGTGGACCCGCCCCGAGGATGCCTCGGACACCGACTACCCCTCCGGGTACTCCGCTGCCGTCGATGCCGCCTTCGACGCCGCGCGCGACCGCTTGATCGCCGACCGCCACCTCTTCGACGTCGTCGACAACCACAGCCTCCACCCCGCCCCCATCCGGTGGAGCGTCGAGGCCGACATCCCCGTCGTCACGACCCTCCACACCCCTCCGCTCGAGCCGCTGCTCGAAGCGGCCGCGGAGGTGCGCGACAGCTCCCACCGCTTCGTCGCGGTGAGCCAGGCCACCGCCCGCGCCTGGTCGGTCGAGGGCGTCGACGCGTTCGTCTTCCCCAACGGCGTCGACACCGAACAGTGGACCGGCGGCGACGGCGGACGATCGTGGGTGTGGTCGGGGCGCGTCGTGCCCGAGAAGGCCCCGCACCTCGCCATCGAGGCCGCCCGTGAGGCGGGCGCGCACATCGTCCTGGCGGGCCGTATCGGCGACGTGGACTATTTCGAGCAGGAGATCGTGCCGCGCCTCGGCGCGCACGCGCGGTACGTCGGCCCTCTGCGACAGCCCGACCTGTGCCGCCTCGTGGGATCGTCGGCGGTTGCTCTCGTCACCCCGATGTGGGAGGAGCCGTTCGGCCTCGTCATCGTCGAGGCCCTCGCCACCGGAACGCCCGTCGCCGCGTTCGACATCGGCGGGGTATCCGAGGTGGTGGCCGGGATCCCGGGAACCACCACGGTCATGCCCGGAGACGTCGTCGCTCTCGCCAAGGCCGCCACGCAGCTGGCCGAGACCGGTGCGCGCGAACCCCTCACCCGCGTGTGGACGCGGCGCGCGACCATCCGCCAGCATTCGCTCGTTCAGCGATATCGCGAGGTCGAACGCGTGCTCGCGCACAGCGCGCAGCCGGTTCCCGCCCGCCGGATGCCGGCGGTGTCGTGGTGA
- a CDS encoding glycosyltransferase, whose translation MPGDAVRASLRTQRFEEDKIVATTVPPVRVAAVPSAHPYVTAVADPARVRLLADPPPPGAPAGQWWPPQVLLPEWLEAHAAEFDLVHVHFGIESYTADELALTVAALERLGKPLVYTVHDLENPQLSSQDAHRAGLAVLAHAADELITLTASAADEVAAITGRTATVVAHPTLLREAERPVGTAHDTVRVGVHLRDLRPNIDGVATTATLVRAIADLRAQGARIEGVVRMNERVRDEEAAASIVLLAEGCDGVRIERGPRQDDDELAAWLADLDACLLPYRHGTQSGWAELCYDLAVPVVGTRVGHMAAQHPTDFHTFDLGEPLSLERAVIDATSPAWSVPGSRRRAAEVERRRTERLRELEHVRHAHVEVYRRVLARELAA comes from the coding sequence GTGCCTGGTGATGCGGTACGCGCATCCCTACGCACGCAACGCTTCGAGGAGGACAAGATCGTCGCCACCACCGTCCCCCCGGTCCGGGTCGCGGCCGTTCCCTCGGCCCATCCGTACGTCACCGCCGTCGCGGACCCTGCCCGCGTGCGGCTTCTCGCCGACCCGCCCCCGCCCGGCGCACCCGCCGGTCAGTGGTGGCCGCCCCAGGTCCTGCTCCCCGAATGGCTCGAAGCGCACGCCGCGGAGTTCGACCTCGTGCACGTCCACTTCGGAATCGAGTCCTACACCGCGGACGAGCTCGCGCTCACCGTCGCCGCACTCGAGCGTCTGGGCAAGCCGCTGGTCTACACGGTGCACGACCTCGAGAATCCGCAGCTGTCGTCGCAGGACGCCCACCGGGCCGGTCTCGCGGTGCTGGCGCACGCCGCCGACGAGCTGATCACCTTGACGGCTTCCGCTGCCGACGAGGTGGCCGCGATCACCGGGCGCACAGCCACCGTGGTCGCCCACCCCACACTGCTTCGGGAGGCGGAGCGACCGGTGGGCACCGCCCACGACACCGTGCGCGTCGGAGTCCATCTGCGAGACCTCCGGCCCAACATCGACGGCGTCGCGACCACGGCGACACTCGTGCGCGCGATCGCGGACCTGCGGGCGCAGGGCGCGCGGATCGAAGGCGTCGTGCGCATGAACGAGCGCGTCCGCGACGAGGAGGCCGCGGCATCCATCGTCCTCCTCGCCGAGGGATGCGACGGCGTCCGTATCGAGAGAGGGCCGCGGCAGGACGACGACGAGCTCGCCGCCTGGCTCGCGGATCTCGACGCGTGCCTGCTCCCCTATCGCCACGGCACCCAGTCGGGCTGGGCCGAGCTCTGCTACGACCTGGCCGTGCCGGTCGTCGGGACGCGCGTGGGACACATGGCGGCTCAGCATCCGACCGACTTCCACACTTTCGACCTCGGCGAACCGCTCTCGCTCGAGCGCGCCGTCATCGACGCCACGAGTCCCGCCTGGTCGGTGCCCGGCTCGCGCCGACGCGCGGCCGAAGTCGAACGCCGACGAACCGAACGCCTCCGCGAGCTCGAACACGTGCGCCACGCGCACGTCGAGGTGTACCGCAGAGTCCTCGCACGGGAGCTCGCGGCATGA
- a CDS encoding WcbI family polysaccharide biosynthesis putative acetyltransferase, whose protein sequence is MAPTDTFLIMGGETTGLESLADHGDAVIARRAHYAAFFGDEAPPAGYGIVVGNCQAESLRLVISSDALPAIRVPAVHELDAADTARLHALLSKAAFLVAQPIRDDYRGLPLGTAQLRGSLPVGARAVTVPAIRYAGLHPFQAVLRLPAFPEDPPLVAYHDVRTVAEAAGLSVPAMLPPAAVRSIADASAAELRRREGMGLDIVASDLFVPVVADLMRTVNHPGNAVFLPLGERIAAALGNPGGGVDPGRPILASVRAPLESWVVDAWALDEAPREDWIVAGETLAAAVVREAHLAYYRERPALLSAVVERMTPLLRTWAAAA, encoded by the coding sequence ATGGCACCGACGGATACGTTCCTCATCATGGGTGGCGAGACGACCGGGCTGGAAAGCCTTGCGGACCACGGGGACGCGGTGATAGCGCGCCGAGCGCACTACGCCGCCTTCTTCGGCGATGAGGCGCCGCCCGCGGGCTACGGCATCGTCGTCGGCAACTGCCAGGCCGAGTCGCTGCGCCTCGTCATCTCGTCCGACGCGCTGCCCGCCATCCGGGTGCCTGCCGTGCACGAGCTCGACGCCGCCGACACCGCTCGACTGCACGCGCTGCTCTCGAAGGCGGCGTTCCTGGTCGCCCAGCCCATCCGCGACGACTACCGTGGTCTGCCCCTGGGTACCGCGCAGTTGCGCGGGTCGCTTCCCGTCGGCGCGCGGGCGGTGACCGTCCCCGCCATCCGGTACGCGGGACTGCATCCCTTCCAAGCCGTCCTGCGCCTTCCCGCGTTCCCCGAGGACCCGCCGCTGGTCGCCTATCACGACGTGCGCACCGTCGCCGAGGCGGCGGGGCTCTCCGTTCCCGCGATGCTTCCCCCGGCCGCCGTCCGCTCGATCGCCGACGCCTCCGCTGCCGAACTGCGGCGCCGCGAGGGGATGGGCCTCGACATCGTGGCATCCGACCTCTTCGTCCCCGTCGTCGCCGACCTGATGCGAACCGTCAATCATCCGGGCAACGCCGTCTTCCTGCCGCTCGGCGAGCGCATCGCCGCGGCTCTGGGAAACCCTGGCGGGGGTGTCGATCCCGGCCGCCCCATCCTCGCTTCGGTGCGTGCGCCGCTCGAATCCTGGGTCGTCGACGCGTGGGCGCTCGATGAGGCCCCTCGAGAGGACTGGATCGTCGCCGGCGAAACGCTCGCCGCGGCTGTCGTGCGCGAGGCGCACCTCGCCTACTACCGCGAACGGCCCGCCCTGCTCAGCGCCGTCGTCGAGCGCATGACGCCGCTTCTGCGCACCTGGGCGGCCGCGGCGTGA
- a CDS encoding glycosyltransferase family 2 protein codes for MSDTWNDRMPWVPGNRWDLLAHREPEPPRVSVIVTHYAQPTELQRTLIALARQDHPADRLEVIVADDGSAETPVVPAGVRLVRQEDRGFRAAAARNLGAAAASGDVLCFLDADTTPEPDYVRRLTRLPALLLEAVTVGRRRHADLAGASVDAPIAALGPDRELTEPAWLRDAYAASRNLLDADDRSYRHVISAVLACSRAFFEEVGGFDETFSTYGGEDWEWAHRAWQAGGVLAHVPDAVAWHDGPDWAGRPEEHAAQGNRQTLSLAEKIPIEGSRPRGLLSRAIDVEVHLPTGIPADAAFLSVDSLLAALPHLRVVTDAADQPLLAADPRVTPAGGVDPRVTVELEQPIVVLDAAPFARALALLSSAEVGGVVFVTGEGETVGRAANRRARRRAKRWGTDDALDTVRVRVEGAHIVGARPHLEAWVGAWGGPDRYL; via the coding sequence ATGAGCGACACCTGGAACGACCGGATGCCGTGGGTCCCCGGCAACCGCTGGGACCTGCTCGCCCACCGCGAGCCCGAGCCTCCGCGCGTGAGTGTGATCGTCACGCACTACGCCCAGCCGACCGAGCTGCAGCGCACCCTCATCGCGCTCGCTCGCCAGGACCACCCGGCTGACCGTCTCGAGGTCATCGTGGCCGACGACGGTTCGGCCGAGACGCCGGTCGTGCCCGCGGGGGTGCGTCTGGTCCGCCAGGAAGACCGCGGCTTCCGTGCCGCCGCGGCGCGGAACCTCGGAGCAGCGGCGGCATCCGGTGACGTGCTGTGTTTCCTCGATGCCGACACGACGCCGGAGCCGGATTACGTTCGCCGGCTCACGCGCCTGCCCGCGTTGCTCCTCGAGGCGGTGACCGTGGGGCGACGGCGTCACGCCGACCTGGCGGGAGCGAGCGTCGACGCGCCGATCGCCGCGCTCGGCCCGGACCGCGAGTTGACTGAGCCGGCCTGGCTCCGCGACGCCTATGCCGCGAGTCGAAATCTGCTGGACGCCGACGACCGGTCGTACCGCCACGTCATCAGTGCGGTACTCGCGTGTTCCCGGGCCTTCTTCGAGGAGGTGGGCGGGTTCGACGAGACGTTCTCCACCTACGGCGGAGAAGACTGGGAGTGGGCGCACCGCGCGTGGCAGGCGGGGGGAGTGCTCGCTCACGTTCCGGATGCCGTGGCGTGGCACGACGGTCCCGATTGGGCCGGCCGCCCCGAGGAGCACGCCGCGCAGGGCAACAGGCAGACCCTCAGCCTGGCCGAGAAGATCCCGATCGAAGGGTCGCGGCCCCGTGGATTGCTGTCACGAGCCATCGACGTGGAAGTACATCTCCCCACGGGGATCCCCGCCGATGCCGCCTTCCTCTCCGTGGACTCCCTGCTCGCGGCCCTTCCTCATCTGCGCGTCGTGACGGATGCCGCCGACCAACCCCTGCTCGCGGCCGACCCGCGGGTGACCCCCGCGGGGGGTGTCGATCCCCGGGTGACGGTCGAACTCGAGCAGCCGATCGTGGTCCTGGATGCCGCCCCCTTCGCGAGGGCTCTCGCCCTGCTGTCGAGTGCCGAGGTCGGAGGAGTCGTGTTCGTCACCGGCGAGGGTGAGACCGTGGGCCGCGCGGCGAATCGACGGGCGCGTCGTCGCGCGAAGCGCTGGGGTACAGATGACGCGCTCGACACCGTGAGGGTTCGCGTGGAGGGCGCGCACATCGTCGGCGCGCGCCCGCACCTCGAAGCCTGGGTCGGCGCGTGGGGAGGGCCAGACAGGTATCTCTGA